In Ursus arctos isolate Adak ecotype North America unplaced genomic scaffold, UrsArc2.0 scaffold_2, whole genome shotgun sequence, the genomic stretch GATGCAGCGGGTGAGCCTGGTGCGGGCCCCAGACCCCCGACTCCTGGTGTTAGCTCTTTGTGGACTGTGTTGCTTCTCCCGCAGGCCCAACTCTGAGGGCAGCCGACACTACAGCTGCGCACTGGGCCTGGCTCTTGGTTCGAGTGGGGCCCACAGTCAGGACCTGGGAGGGCAGAGACTGTGCCTGGGAGCTCTGCAGGGCACAAGGGACAACATTTTGCCCAGAGTGGCATGCTGACAGCTGCCTGGAGGGACCAGGCAGCCGTGGTGGCAGTGCCACCTCTGCCCCCTGTGGGCAGCATCCCATGTTCGGTCAGAAGCGGGGCTGGCAGCCTCCATCTGCGTTTGCTCCCAGGCTTCCCTAGAAGGGTCCGGCAGGCGGGGTCTAGGAAACGAGCACATGGAGGGACGGGCTCTAGGCACCTGCGCTGAACACACCCACAGTCTTGTGTACCGGCCGGGATCTGCATTTTGATGTGTTTAAAAACTCAgggattgaggggcgcctgggtggctcagttgttaagcgtctgccttcggctcagggcgtgatcccggagttctgggatcgagccccacatagggctcctctgctgggagcctgcttcttcctctcctactccccctgcttgtgcttgtgttccctctctcactggctgtctctctgtcaaataaataaagtcttttaataaataaatacatacatacatacattacatACATACTCAGGGATTGAAAACCGGAGAGGCAGCAAGCAAATCTTTGGTCAGGTTGTGATGGGCGTGGCAGTTTGGGGCCCAGGCCACCTGTCTGCACCGGAGGGACACGTGGACTGACTAGGGTAACAGCCACAGCCGTCTGTCAGCAGGTTTTCATTATCTTGGGCTCCTGGTCTTGTTGCTTTACCTTCTGACTGGTTTTTCATCccctctgccacctcctgctCTGTCCCCCTCAGATCTGATCCGCACCTCCCTGACCGTTGCCTTGGGGCCACCCCTGCTCCTTGTCCTCCAGCCCTGCACCCCGTCCTTACCAGGGTGACCCTGGCGGCCCTCTCACTCACGGGGCTGTCCTTGGAGACCACAGCCCCTCCCCGATAGGGAGATCCGTGTCCTgatccctggaatctgtgaatgttAGATGGCAGAAAGAAGACTTTGCAGCTGCGATCAATTCAGGGctcttgagatggagagaaagtTCTGAGGGTCTGGGAGGATGCTAAATCCCATCCCATGCAGCTtgtgagaggggcagagagaactgACAGAGCAGCGTGCCAACGAGAACAGAGTGGGGTGACTTGGAGCCCCCAGGAGCTGGAGATGCAGGGGACCTCCCCTCGTGTTGCTGCGGGAGTGCAGCCCCCGTGACACTTTGATTTCGGTGCCGTGAAATGGATTTTGGTCTCTGGCCTCTACGGCTCttagagaatacatttctgtcaaTTTAAGTCACCAGCTTTTTAGTGACTTGTTTCAGCAGACACAGAAAATGACTAGAAACGGGACAGTAAAGGATTCCAAAATAGAAATGACTGGCATGAGACCCCGCCCAGAGCCTCCAGCTGCTTGATGGTGTCCTGTGACCCAGTCTCCTGGGTCACCTCAACCTggagcatatggcccttcaccCTAAAGCTCCCTGCTGCCTTGCTGGCAACTGAGGTGGCCCGCGTCCCGCCGCTTCCTGGGGCCCACAGCACGCGCTCCGCAGGGAGAGCCTGACATCCAGTTCAGTGGCCTGCAGCCCGCACTGCGGACCCGTGAGGAAGCTGGGGTTGGGCCTCAGAGGGGATGGCAGGCTTTGACCTGTGGCTCCAAGGTCGTCTCCAGACTGAACACAGCCGGGCCCGCCCACCCGCTCACACctgctccctccccatctctgggAGAGCAGCATGTGTGAAGGACACGGGCACCTTGGCCCTTCTATTAGACTTTTTAAAACCAAGAGCAAGTGTTATCAGGTGCTCTTTTTATAGCAGCAAGAACCCGTGCCTGTTGAAATAGTCGCACGCCAGCCATCCACGTGTGTGGGAAAGCCACACAGGCAGCACCATTGTTCTCCGTCCCCCAGCTGATGCCCTGGGAAAGGTCACAGCTGCCTAAACCTTTAAAACCCCAGGGGGAAACGGACATTACCTGTGCTGGGACTCAGCTGCCGCTCTGCATGAGTCTCTCACCCGCATTTTTAAATTCACTCccctttgtaaattattttttcataaagcaGGGATAGGAGAGCGTTGACACAGAACGGAGAATATCAATTCCTGATTCTTCTAAGAATTCCCATCATCGTTGTAGAAGCTGACCTTCTGGTGAGTGTATGGTGCCCCAAGGGCAGTGTGACACAGGGCCCATGGAAAGTGGGGGCCAGGCCCAGAGGCCTGTCAGGGTCCCTCCAGGTGACTGGCCACTCTGGGAAGAGCCCTTGCCAATCCTGGCTGGGTGGGTGCGTGgagcagggcaggcagggagccGGTGTCCCCCCAGCAGAGGGCCAGGCACCACCTCAGGCTGGCGACTCTTACAGGGGCTTGTCTTCTGGAGGGTGGAGGAGCGAGAAGACCCCAGGGTCCTTCACTTAGCTGTCTGGCTCTCCGGACACTGGGGAGAGGGTTGAGTCTCACCCCGGCCTGCTCAGCACTGCCCACAGAAACAGGATTTACTCAGCCTTGGGCTCCACCAGCCCCATGTGGTCAGACTCAGGGGAGGATGAGGCACTGTCCTAGTTCCAGACTCACACATAAACATCTCTCCTGTTCCAGAATGAGGTGCGCCAGGCTGATGGGGGCACTGCTTGCCCTGGCCGGGCTGCTGCATGTGGCCCTGTCCCTGAAAATCGCAGCCTTCAACATCAGGACTTTTGGGGAGACCAAGATGTCCAATGCCACGCTCTCCCACTACATCGTGCAGGTCAGTCCAGGCTGGTCTGTCCCTGAGGAACCCTGGGCGGTAGCTGTGGGGATGGCAGTCTAACAGGTCCTGGGAACCCTGGGCCAGCAGTCAGTCCTGAGGGCAGCCACAGATGGGGAGTGATGAGAGCCTCTGGTGACAGGGAGGAGCTCCGCGTGCTGTGCCATCCATGGCCGGCAGCAGAGTCGCAGGCAGGAGCATCAGGCCAAACCATGAcatgcaggtgccccagggaGCAGCTCAGCCTGTGGGGACCTGCAGCAATCAGGGGCCAGACCCCCCGTGTCCACCAGACTGCCCTGCTTAGCACCACTGTGGCCCTGTCCACAGATCCTGAGTCGCTACGACATCGCCGTCGTCCAGGAGGTCAGAGACAGCTACCTGACGGCCGTGGGGAGGCTGCTGGACATACTCAATCAGTGGGTGATggtggggggcctggggaggTACAGCACAGTGACCCTCCCCCCAGGGCACGGTACCGTTGCCTGATGGAGATAGGCGCCTTTGCTGTAGGCAGCAGAAGGGTTCCCTGGGGGCCCCCTGACACGCACGTTTGTCTCCTTGATCCAGGGATGACCCCGACACCTATCATTATGTGGTCAGCGAGCCGCTGGGCCGCAACAGCTACAAGGAACGCTACCTCTTCTTATTCAGGTAAAGCCCCGGCGCCTAGAGATGGTGGCCTCGAGGGCAGCAGTCTGTCCTACGGGGAGGAACTGGAGGCCACACAGCACGGGCTGAGCGCGAGCTCCGGCCTGGTGTGCACCGTCCACCTCAGCCAGGCTGCGGGCGGTGCTCCTGGTCCCAGGCTAACCGCCTGACCTTCCCCAGACCCGACCAGGTGTCCGTGAGGGACAGCTACCAGTATGACGACGGCTGCGAGCCCTGTGGGAACGACACCTTCAGTCGTGAGCCCGCCATCGTCTGGTTCCACTCCCCGCTCACTGGTACGTGCCCCTTCAAAGCCCTGGTCACCCCTCGTGCTTGGTCTGACGTTGAAGTCACTGAGGGAAACACCCCCTTGGGACTGGcatgtgccccccacccctgccgctgAGTAGGACTGCCCTCTCCACAGCGGTCCAGGAGTTCGCCATCGTTCCCCTGCACGCAGCACCCCTGGATGCGGTGGCGGAGATGGACGCACTCTATGACGTCTACCTTGACGTCCGGCAGAAGTGGGACCTGGAGGTGAGTCCCcggccctgggccctgggtgcACGTGCCGTATGCCCAGGCCAAGCGGCTGCTGTCTCCTGTAGGACATCATGCTCATGGGCGACTTCAATGCAGGCTGCAGCTACGTGGCCCCCTCCCAGTGGGCCTCCATCCGCCTGCGCACGAGCCCAGCTTTCCAGTGGCTGATTCCTGACACTGCAGACACCACATCCACATCCACGCACTGTGCCTATGACAGGTAGGAGGTCGCCTCCGGGAGCAGCCTTGACTCCTAGCTCCAGGTTCCCAAAGCCTGGGTCAGTTTGCCTCCTGAGCTGCGGTCAGTGGGCAACAGTCTGGGGCCCTAGTGCCCTGGGGTAGGGGAGGTCCTCCCAGTCCCTTGGCCCAGCCAGGGCCTGATGGGCTCCACGGCACCACCCTGTGACCTTTACCAGACTAGAGAGTGTGGGGCAGGGGTTAGGTGGCCAGCCACGAGGCTGACCTTCTCATGTGGGGCAGGATCGTGGTGGCAGGAACGCTGCTCCAGCACGCCATCGTCCCGGACTCGGCTGCCCCCTTTGACTTCCAGGCTGCCTACGGCCTGAGCAGCCAGCTGGTAGGTGTCCTTCCCTTACGTGCTTCAGCTCTACTGGGGCTTCCGGCTATCTGTTGTCTGCAGTGACCTCAGAGAGCCAATCAAGAAGTACTGTGTCCCCACTGCACGTTTCCCCACAGACCCAGGCCATCAGCGACCATTACCCGGTGGAGGTGATGCTGAAGAGGGTCTGATGTAAGTGGGGCCTGGGGCCCTGACCGGCGACCTCTACAGCTTACCTGTGCTCACAGTCAAGCACTGGGGGGAGGGTTTCTCGAGCGTGGGGGTTGTGGCAACAGCACTCTCCCTACCTTCTCAGTCCAGGCACAAGTTTAGATTAACATATGCTTTTAATAAAGCCTGAAGGGGGTGTTGTCACTGGTCGCACCTAGTCCTTTCTCCCTGGCTGGTCTCAGGCTGCCTCTTTTCTTCGTCACCTCCTGAGCCCTAGTCCCTGCATGGAGACTGGGGGTCTTCACACTTCAGTGTCGCTCCAGGGCCTTGACAAGCAGGTGGTTCAGGCAGCCCACCATGGGGCGGGGGTCATCGACGAGCCCGGCAGCAATCATGGCGTTCTCATAGATCTGAAAGGCAAAGGTAACCTCATCAGTGGGAGGACAAGGCCCTGCAGAGTACTACTCTTTTCAAAATGcggttttaggggcgcctggggtcaggatctcagggtcctggaattgagccccatgtcaggctccctgctcagtggggagtgtgcttctccctctgctcctccccggaCTTGTGCcttctctcaaaatcttaaaaaaataaaaccggGTTTTAGAGGCAACAGGTGTCCCACTTCAACAGACGATGCAGGCTCACGGCCGTTCTGCTCGTCCCCAGGAGACTCACCTGGTCAACCAGTAGCTGGGCCAGGTCAGGCTCGCTGTCCCTCAGCTGACTGAGCTTCTTGATCAGCGTGTGTCTACAGCACAGAAAACACCAGAAGTTAGCACAAGGGCCTCTGTGTTATGACTTTTCTGAGGCTGGGGTTATCTGAACATTCAAAAAAGTATAGTAGGATGGTCTGGTGTAAGAAGAAAAAGCACATAATGTTAATTTCAGATGACATACTGAGAAAACCAGGAGAATTAAGAGATTTGATTAGCAAATGCAGGAGGTACTTAATCCATACATTTAACAGATTAATAGATTGTTAACTTGGGTATAAAAGAAATTCGTAAACATGGAAGACCAGCCAGGAGAAGAATTCTCCCAGGTGTTTCAGTGTACTATAAGGCTAAaagctggggcccctggctggctcagttggtagagtgagcgactcttgatctcagggtcctgagttcaagccccatgttgggtgtagagcttactttaaactATAGCATTAAAACACCGATAgcactttggggtgcctgggtggctcagctgattaagcatctgcctgtgatcccagggtcctgagattgagtcccaagctgggctccctgctcagccaggggtctgctctccctctgcccctccccctgctctctctccaatgaacaaataaaatctttaaaaaagccaaCATCTCCGTGCAACAGAGACCACATAAGCGTAACAAGAGGGAGGGTAACTGGCCAATCACCCAGAACAATACTGGACTCCTACTGGATTCCTTATATCAAAACATCATTTCAAAAGGAGAACCTTGCATGAGAAGTACATTTCTTTCTGCACAGAAGACACCATAAGTCGCTGTCTGACCCTACTCATACACAACCTATGTCAAAATTGAGAAGTCTGGTAAAACAGAAGGCGCCGGGAAAATGTGTGCCCACTGCCAGATGACGGTGGGAGTCTGTAAACATGGGCGTGGACACGGCTGTGAGACACAGCAGCCCCCGCCCTCAGCACCGCGTTCGGTAGGAACACTCTAGGAAAGTCACCGGCCAGTCTGCGTGCACGCGCTGGCTCTGGCAAGACACACCTACCGTGGGCCGCACGGGGGACCAAGGTGCAAGGGAAACTGAGCCCTCCCGGTTCTTCTGAATTCTGACCCCGATGAACATCACCAATTTTAAAagcaactaaaatttaaaaatagtctctGGCAACAGAAATGAGCACAGCTACCTCACAGAAGCACTTGCGTGCCAGCCTGAAGGAAAGCCCACGGGCCAGTCCACGCCTCTGCCAGGCACTCACAGCTGGAAGCCCCCGCGTGTCCGGATGGCAGCTCCTGCGTGGGGCTGCCCCATGCTGGCTGGCGGGCCACAAGCCAAGTCCACTCGCTCACCCACTGACTCCGTGCCTAGACATTTGGGtcacaaagaggaaaaggaacctctctgctctccccagccGTCTAAACAAAATTTATGATTATAAACCAAcaggaaaaaagtattaatgattaaaaatagtaattaaaacacgcaggggcacctgggtggctcagtcggttgagcatccaactcttgggtttctgctccggtcatgatctcaaggttatggAATCGAACCTCTGCTGGGCtaagcagggaatctgcttgagattctctagcCCTCTCTTTttgcgccccccaccccatgcccactTTCACTCGCTTctcttaaaatccttaaaaaaacaaccaTACAACAACGTAAGACCAGACTCCAGGAGAAAATAATGGGCTGTAGTGACTGTGGGAGAGCACAAACCTAGAGGTGTTTGCTTTTTGCCCTTTTCTCACATTTTTGGTAACTTGTTGATGTATTATCATTTAAAGATTactgtaggggcacctgcgtggcttagtAGGCTAAGCAGCCAGCTCGGGGTTTCGGCgaaggtcatgacctcagggtcatggtatCAAGCCCCATGCTCAACGCAAAGTCGGTTTGAGATTTTCactcctcctctctaaaataaaacttataattATTACTGTACACAAGATCCCCCCCAAAAAGTCTTCATATATaagttagaaaatgaaatttcaaaatatccaATAAATAAAGTACATCAAATAAAGATGTGCAACAACTCTACAATTACCAAAAGACAGAATGGACATAAAGATGCCAGTTCATTCAAAATGGACTTGAAGCCAGTATCCTCTCAGTCAGAAGCCCAACTGTGTGTGGGGGTCAGGCTGCCTCGTACAAGCACAGACCTACAGGAAGGGAGATACCCTtgaagggaaaggggaacccACTGAATACAGTCTTGCAGGGAAGGCCGTGCGATGCAGCCACCTGATGCTAGACAGGCCGCCAACACCGGTCAGCAGGGAGAGGACAGACCTGAGCGGTCACGGTGCAGGCGCGCGGGCGTTCATGTGGAGTGAGATACGACAGCTCTCCCACATCCCAAACCAATTTGAGATGGACTAAAATCAGCCCAAAAAGCCAAAAATGTTAAAGCTTTTAGACAGAAATGTTAGGAGAATACATTTAAGACTCTGATGATAAAGATTTCTTAAGACCTAAAAAAGCACCGAATACAGACTTCTagcgtggggggatgggtgaaggggTTGAGCGGCTCAAACTTCAATTGTCAAGTCAGTCACAGGACGAGAAGCACAGCACAGGGAACCGGTGACGGGGTACGCGGCCTTCTCGTGGTGAGCACGCTGTAATGTCCATAAACGTCAAATCGCTATgctgtacgcctgaaactaactTGACACCGTATGTCAGCTAGACTTCAAGCAAAGTAATGagtgtttaaaaattatgatttcattaaaataactCATCAGAACACATCTTTAGGCAGacgaaaaaaactggaaaaagactGGCAACTGAGAAAGCGTATATAAACAAACTACAAAACGCAACAGGAAAGAGGACAGTCTGAGGAGTGGCTTGAGAAAGCCCAGCTGAAGGACAGTGAGCGCTGGGCTTGGGGCCTCCGCTGCCAGCTGTGTGCGGGCAGCGGGCACCTCCTTGCCCCATGGAGGACACCTGGGCAGGTGAGCCTCGGGGAAACACCTGCCGGGGCCGGAGCGGACAAGAGTGTTCAGAGCAACCTGTTCCCAGCAGCCCCCAAATGAGAACGACCCACAAGTCCACCAAGAAAGACTTAAATCACAGCGCTGAGGCAGATTCCTGCCTGTTACTCTGCCCTGGACACGACCCCCACCCGGCCACCCTCCCCAAGCACCGTCTATTGCCGAGTGAAGGAAGCACGACTTCAGAAGCACACACCCAGGGATTCCACTGACAGGCCACCCGGAAGTTTCTCCAGGATGCACGACGGACTGTCAGACTAGAGCTCCGTGAGGAACTCTAGGTCTCTACAGAGAGGGCTGTGGGGCCGCTGAGGAGGGACACGCCCCCACCAGGGCATGGGGACACCTGGCAGCCAGCACCAGGGTGTTATAGAACCTCCCATGGGGTGGTGTGGGTAGGTGTAAACTGAACATAGCTGGATCACACAGGTGTTGTCTTTGTAGTCAACCAAACTGCATGTAAGCCTTCTGCCCTTTTTAGGTGTCAGACGCAAGCAGCACATTCATAACGATAAAGGACTCCTGGGCAGGGGAGAATCATGCGCGCCGGTGCCCTGGGCCCAAGGGGCCGGGAACCTACCTGGGATTGATCTCCAGCGTGGGCTGCAGGAGCTGAGCACGCTCCTCCTGGGTCTTGGCCAGCTGCTGCAGGCGCAGGAAGTGCCGGGCGGCCCCCATCTCCAACACGGTGATCATGGCAGGGTGGGTGTCCAGTCGAAGAGTCACCTACAAGCAAGGCCTAGGACCCGGTGAGGGACTAGCTGGAGGCAGGGGGCCCCGGGCTATAAGGTCTTGACCAGGTCGGAAGCTTCCCCAGGTGACACCGGAGGATGCAGGCCGCCCAAGCCGCTGCCACACAAAGTTCCTGGGACAGAATCCTGACAGGGGACTCCCTCCTCCCATGTCCCTCAGAGCTACCGGGTTCTCCTTCCCGCAGACAACgctctcaccgccccccccccccatggctccCTCGGGCCTTTCTGTCCTCCGGTGCACCTCCTCCCCTCAAGCATTCACGCCCCCCGTCCCTGTGGGTGCACGTGTAGGAGCGGCAGCAACATGCCGGTCTCTACCCCAGATCAGGGCTTCAACCGCCACCGGGAAAAGGCACACGAGGCCAGCAACTCAGCCGGCGGCTGTGGGGTCACACAGGGCCATGGCGGCTGGGAGGTGGCTCATCTCTGGCCTCACCTTCACATTGGTGACACGTGACCCCAGTGCATTTCTCATCCAAGCCATCAGGTCCTCCGTCTCCTTCTCCGACAGGCGGTCACCAGCTACAGGAGAGCAGAAGGGAGTGAGCTCTGAGCTATCGGCCACTCCCACCCCATGGGATCCCACCGCGGCCTGAAACGCTAATGCCCCACTACCAGGTTTCAGGaaggctccctcccctgcccGCTGGCCACCAGCACAAAGGCAGAAGCGTCCCAAAAGGCTCCTCCCCTAAAAGCAAGCAGGTAAAATCAGACCTCATAAAGGACATTTTcgggggcgcccggctggctgagccggtagagcatgcgactcttgctCTCAGCGTCACAaaatcaagccccatggtgggtgtggagcctactttaaaaaagggcATTTTGGGTTGCCTGAGGACCCTATAACTTTGTACgggttttaaaaagatgatttctATCAGGAAACCAAGCCAGATGGAATGAAGAGGTCCCAGGATCTAAACAGAAGATGTTCCCAAAAGCTTCTTTTGTGCAGGGTGAGGACCTCAGATATAAATGAACAAAGACGACCCCATATGAACAGCCCCCTGGGCCCGcctccccagccacccaggccacAAGCGAGGCCTGGGCCCAGACAGGAGGGAAGCTGACCTGAGGACCCATCCTCCGACTTCTCCTCCTTGTAGTGATCAACAACGATGTCCGTCTCCACAGAGATCAGCTTCTTCTTGTCAAACTCACGAAGGTGGAGCAACGTCAGCTCATCAAACTGCTCATAGCAGAAGAGAACCTGCAAGGGCCGGAGAATGTCGGCGTCAGGCCTCGAGAAGTCTGCCCGCAACAGGGGAGAGGGGTGCTGGGTGCCGTGTCCGGCAAGGCGCACCAGAGACCCTGGCACTTCCTGAGCCTTACGGGGTCCACCAGACGACCCTGAGCAGGGCCCGGGCTGTCACAGAAGTAGCAACAGTGACTCTACAGAGGAACCTCACGTCACCTCCCAGAGACACACACTAACGGCAGCTCGGCTGGGCCTCTGGGCCCCTGGATGTCACCTCACGCTGCTTGGCTCTCCGATGTCCCGGGCCCATTCAGCCACTGTCCACTAAGCAGAGACCCTACTTCAGGGGCTCAAACACTGATTATCCTGTCCTGGCCCCGGCCCATCGCTCACCCACCTCCATGTTTTTCTGCTTCATGGCTTCGTAGTAGGGCGAATGCTCAGCCAGGTGCCGGCTGGGGGCGCACAGGTAGTAGATGGTGCGGGTGCCGGCCGGCATGCGGCTGGCGTAGTCCGGGAGGCTGGTCAGCTGCCCAGCAGGCAGGGCTGAGGACTCGTACCGCAGCAGCTTTGCGATGTCCTCCTGCAGACAAAGGCCAGCTCCACTTGTTCCAGATCCTGCTCTGAAAGCCTCCCAATCACCTGGCACAGACCTCGGAAGCCTGTGGCTATGGGGAGGAAGGGCTCTGGCCGGTCTTACCCTGGGATGCCGGGCCCAGGGACAGCGCTCAGcccctgggggctgtggggacTCTGGTGGTATCCGTCAGGTCCCACTTCAAAAGTTCGGGGGACCCTGGAGAGAACCTTCACCCCATGTGGTCCAGGGCCCTGCGGGGAAGGGCATTCCGGTCCTGTCCTAGGAGTAGCCAGACACTGTCTGTGGCAGAGATTTTCCTGGACCCAGCATCCTCTGTCCATTCTAGTCACTGACCCTGTGTCTTGGCATGTGGACACAGTGTGGAGGCCACATTCCCAGGCTTCCCCACAGCATGAACTAGCCAGAAGTGGGGTACAAACCATAGTGGACATGTACTGGTGGGGGACGGGGCTCCGTCCTCTTCCTTCTGTCAACTGAAGTCAACATGCCTGCTGGTGTCCTATCCTCTCAACGTGGGAGCTGCCTGCTAATGACCAAAGAGTGACAACAAGCAGGGGCCTGGGTCCCTGACGCCACCAGTCCGGATGTGACTTGAGACCTAAACTCTGCCTAATCCACACCACGGACTTCTCCTCGATTATCCAGCAAAGACATGTGGGGAGAGAGGGTCACGGGGAAGATGGGAGCTGTTCAGAGGCAACATCTGATGAAATGGCACGATGGGGATGcagatgccacccaggtgctgttAACCAGAAACACGTAACTGACAGCACAGGGAAATTCAGACAGGCCTGGACCAGGAGCTGGAGGAGTCTGCGGCCAGCCAACAGCAAGGCAGGCCTGAGTCCAAGCCCCACGGCCTGAAAACCCCCAGGGAACCGCAGATGCTGGATCACCTCCTTCCTCACCTCCTGCTGTTCTGGTGCAGAAGATAAACCCCAGGCCTGGGAGTGCCTGCTTAATGGGcatgggtgtcttttttttttttttggggggggggggaggatgagAACATTCTGGAACTGGATGGTTGTGGCTGTACGAATGCATGAAGGACCACTGAactgttcactttttaaaagggtgaattttggggcgcctgggtggctcagttggtgaagtgtctttGGCTTTGTCacaatcctagggtcctgggatcgagtcccacatcaggctccccgctcagcggggagtctacttctccctctgcctgcactccccctgcttgtgcttgctcgctcgctctctctcaaataaaatcttcaaataaataaataaaagggtgaactttatggtatgtgaattatatggCAACTTAAAATTGACAAAAATGTTTATGGGATGCTCAtatcatttttaagtaattaaactCCACTCTGACCCCAGGGACACCACAGTAAAGGATTTCCACCAATCACactgcccttcccaccccaagAACCAGGCACCTTGCCCTGTTCCCTGCCTCTTGTGATCTCCAGAGCAACCCAAACTCTTCTGGGAGGAGACCAGGCATGCCCACCTCCTTCCAGCATCAGCGGGAAGAGCTCAGTGCTGCAGGACACAGTAAGGACGCTCTGGGAAGCAGTGTCAGGCCTGCTGTGTCCCCCGACAGAGGCCCAGAGACCAAATGCTGCCTCTATTGACCCCTGCGTGGCGTCCAGCTGTGCCACAGTCATGTCCCGGGAAGCTCAGGTTTCTGGACTCCACTGGATTCCTCCACAGCCCATGGCAGCCCAGAGAAAGGCCCAGAAACCCAGACCCTACCTTGACTTCCTGCTCAGCGGTGGTCACAATGCCCTCCCTCACGAACAAGCCATAATCTTCAAAAAACTTGGCATATTTTTCAGCATCTTTTTTACTCTGGTCAATGAAGAATTTTATCAGCCTCTGCTGTAGAAGGTTCCGGAGCTTCCTACAGAACAGAAATGCATTTATCACACACAACATCTGTGAAATACAAAAGgtcagaaaggcaagaaaaacattCATTACCACTAAAAGTCAAAGTGAAAATGACACCATTTTGATGAAACTACAAAACGtgaagcaaaaagaaaggggATCCCTGACAAACCCTAGTTGGGGAGACGCGCCCCCGAGAGGCGGAAATGCGAACCAACCCCCCTGTGGAGGCCATGGCCTCGGTTCCCACTGCAGATCACACCGGAGACCAGAGTCAGCAAGCTTTATGGACCCGGCTTTGCACGGGGGCGCACGGAACAGCCCCCCTGCTGAACGGGGAAGACTGGGTTGAAGGAACGTAAAAAGCTGCCTGGCCAAAGAGCCCATCGTCTAATGGTTCTTAAGGATGTGAGAAAGTGCCTGTGCtagaagaaatgcagaaaaatccCGACGCGGACAGAGCAGGGCACAGTGCGTGTGCGCCAAGACTGTCCTTACCGCCTCCTG encodes the following:
- the DNASE1 gene encoding deoxyribonuclease-1 isoform X2, producing MRCARLMGALLALAGLLHVALSLKIAAFNIRTFGETKMSNATLSHYIVQILSRYDIAVVQEVRDSYLTAVGRLLDILNQDDPDTYHYVVSEPLGRNSYKERYLFLFRPDQVSVRDSYQYDDGCEPCGNDTFSREPAIVWFHSPLTAVQEFAIVPLHAAPLDAVAEMDALYDVYLDVRQKWDLEDIMLMGDFNAGCSYVAPSQWASIRLRTSPAFQWLIPDTADTTSTSTHCAYDRIVVAGTLLQHAIVPDSAAPFDFQAAYGLSSQLTQAISDHYPVEVMLKRV
- the DNASE1 gene encoding deoxyribonuclease-1 isoform X1, which produces MRCARLMGALLALAGLLHVALSLKIAAFNIRTFGETKMSNATLSHYIVQILSRYDIAVVQEVRDSYLTAVGRLLDILNQDDPDTYHYVVSEPLGRNSYKERYLFLFRPDQVSVRDSYQYDDGCEPCGNDTFSREPAIVWFHSPLTAVQEFAIVPLHAAPLDAVAEMDALYDVYLDVRQKWDLEDIMLMGDFNAGCSYVAPSQWASIRLRTSPAFQWLIPDTADTTSTSTHCAYDRIVVAGTLLQHAIVPDSAAPFDFQAAYGLSSQLVGVLPLRASALLGLPAICCLQ
- the DNASE1 gene encoding deoxyribonuclease-1 isoform X4, which gives rise to MPRSPTTSCRDDPDTYHYVVSEPLGRNSYKERYLFLFRPDQVSVRDSYQYDDGCEPCGNDTFSREPAIVWFHSPLTAVQEFAIVPLHAAPLDAVAEMDALYDVYLDVRQKWDLEDIMLMGDFNAGCSYVAPSQWASIRLRTSPAFQWLIPDTADTTSTSTHCAYDRIVVAGTLLQHAIVPDSAAPFDFQAAYGLSSQLTQAISDHYPVEVMLKRV
- the DNASE1 gene encoding deoxyribonuclease-1 isoform X3, with protein sequence MRCARLMGALLALAGLLHVALSLKIAAFNIRTFGETKMSNATLSHYIVQILSRYDIAVVQEVRDSYLTAVGRLLDILNQDDPDTYHYVVSEPLGRNSYKERYLFLFRPDQVSVRDSYQYDDGCEPCGNDTFSREPAIVWFHSPLTAVQEFAIVPLHAAPLDAVAEMDALYDVYLDVRQKWDLEDIMLMGDFNAGCSYVAPSQWASIRLRTSPAFQWLIPDTADTTSTSTHCAYDSRLRNACEGRR